Below is a window of Bremerella alba DNA.
CAGCACCGTAGTTGGACGGGCGCTTCGGACGGGTGTGCATGCCGGGGGGGTTAGGCCGACGGTCAGCCGCACGCATAGCGCCGCGACTTTCGTAAATCATGGCACCGAGACGACGGTTGATTTTGGCCTTGGGACCTGTGTAATGGCCCATGTGCGATTCACTCCTAAAATTTCGATTTCCAGGAATCACCATACCGCAATGAAGCGACGAAAACGTGATTCCTACATCCACGTTTGTTCCCTGGTCAAAACTTTAGACCGGGTGGAAACCACACATTGTGCCGCACCCCTACTTAATTGGCAAGGGGTAACGCTTAACCCTAAGTCAGAAAACAACCTTCTGGCCGCAGCTTAGATCAAACAAGGCCTGCGACCACATGCCATGAATGCGCCCGGCAATTATCCAGCCCAGAGCATCCCACCTGAACCACCCAAGCGGGTAGCGCAATACAACTTAGCGGGTTAAAGCTTCCTTTCTGTTGGGAAGAGCTTTGCAGTCCGCGCGAAAGTCGACAATAATCTTAACAACCTTCTATCGCCTACCTACCTCCTATCTTCTTATGCCACGAGGAAGCCTGCCCATGCCACAGTCGAAACTCAGCCGTCGTCACTTTCTCCAAGGGTCTGCTGCCGCCACGATGGTCGCTGGCACCGGATTTCATCAGCTGGCCTCAGCCGCCGAATCGAAGTCACCCAACGAGCTCTTGGATATCGCGTGCATCGGCGTACAGAACCGTGCCTCGTCGAACGTTCGCGGTGTTAGTGGGCAAAACCTGGTCGCCATGTGCGATATCGACGACAGCTATTTGAACCAAGCGCTGAAGCAGTACGACAAACAGAAGTCCAATCGGTATAACGATTTCCGTGTTCTGCTGGACAAAGAAAAGAACATCGACGCTGTTGTGGTCAGTACGCCAGATCACACGCACGCTCCGGCTTCAATGTGGGCGATGCAGCTTGGCAAGCATGTTTACTGTGAAAAGCCGATGACCCACACGGTGCATGAAGCCCGCGAGATGACCAACTTCGCGGTCAAGAACAAGCTGGCCACGCAGCTCGGTACGCAGATTCACGCTGGCAACAACTATCGCCGCGTGGTTGAAGCCGTTCAGGCTGGTGCAATTGGCAATGTAAAGCACGTCGACGTCTGGGTCGGCAAAGGCTGGGGCGGCGGTAAGGTTCCGACCGACAAGCCGGCCATTCCCAAAGGTATCCACTGGGATGTCTGGCTCGGCCCCGCTGAGTACCGCACCTATTCACCCGTCTACATGCCCGCCCAGTGGCGACGCTGGTGGGACTTCGGTGGAGGCACCCTCGGCGACATGGGCTGTCATTACATCGACCTGGTCTTCTGGGCACTCAAGCTGAAGTACCCCACGAAGGTTTCTGCCGAAGGCCCCGAGCCTGACGCTCATACGGCACCGATGGGTCTCACCGTGAACTACGAGTTCCCCAAGACCGAAGTCGCCCCGGCCGTGACCATGCAATGGCGCGACGGCGACAACTGCCCCAAGGAAATCAACGGACACAAGGTCCCCGGCTCAGGCGTCATGTTCCACGGCGACAAAGGGATGATGTTGGCCACCTACGGCAACTTCACCCTGCTACCGGAAGACGACTTCCAAACGTGGAAAGCCCCTGAGCAGACCATCCCGAATTCCATCGGCCACTACGAGGAATGGATTCAGGCCTGTAAAGAAGGAACGCCCACGACTTGCAGCTTCGACTACAGCGGCCCGCTGACCGAAACGGTTCTGCTGGGCAATGTCGCCTACCGCAGCGGCGGACCGATCGAGTGGGACGCGAAGAACCTGAAGGTCACCAACAACGACTCGGCCAATCAGTTCATCGAGCGTAAGTATCGTGAAGGCTGGCGGATTTAGTTCGCCGTTTGATCTCAGGGTTTGCCTGATTGAGATAGTAGCTGGTCCCGGTCTTTAACCCGGGATCGGCGTAGTCGGCATGCGGCTAATCGATGCGTGCTGATCAGGATGGATATGCTCTACCCAATGTTTGCCAAATGCATTAGCCGCTTGTTGCCATTGGCCACCCGCGTGTTGACTATCAGGCGTTTCGATCGCTAGTCAACAAACGGTGGGTCCTGCGGGTACACGGCCACTTCAATCGTGTGCCCGTCCGGATCTTGGAAGAACGTCTGATGGATGTTGCCAGCGTTGACGCGCTGGATGAACTCGATGCCGTGCTCGTTGAGGATCTCAATCAGGTCGCTGTTGTCGTCC
It encodes the following:
- a CDS encoding Gfo/Idh/MocA family oxidoreductase — its product is MPQSKLSRRHFLQGSAAATMVAGTGFHQLASAAESKSPNELLDIACIGVQNRASSNVRGVSGQNLVAMCDIDDSYLNQALKQYDKQKSNRYNDFRVLLDKEKNIDAVVVSTPDHTHAPASMWAMQLGKHVYCEKPMTHTVHEAREMTNFAVKNKLATQLGTQIHAGNNYRRVVEAVQAGAIGNVKHVDVWVGKGWGGGKVPTDKPAIPKGIHWDVWLGPAEYRTYSPVYMPAQWRRWWDFGGGTLGDMGCHYIDLVFWALKLKYPTKVSAEGPEPDAHTAPMGLTVNYEFPKTEVAPAVTMQWRDGDNCPKEINGHKVPGSGVMFHGDKGMMLATYGNFTLLPEDDFQTWKAPEQTIPNSIGHYEEWIQACKEGTPTTCSFDYSGPLTETVLLGNVAYRSGGPIEWDAKNLKVTNNDSANQFIERKYREGWRI